From Rissa tridactyla isolate bRisTri1 chromosome 7, bRisTri1.patW.cur.20221130, whole genome shotgun sequence, a single genomic window includes:
- the HSPD1 gene encoding 60 kDa heat shock protein, mitochondrial, whose product MGRCLAGGAGRRRSVPKAPSRCCVQICPLTARYGLRRRLLLPPALPADMLRLSTVLRQIRPVSRALAPHLTRAYAKDVKFGADARALMLQGVDLLADAVAVTMGPKGRTVIIEQSWGSPKVTKDGVTVAKAIDLRDKYKNIGARLVQDVANNTNEEAGDGTTTATVLARAIAKEGFEKISKGANPVEIRRGVMLAVDAIIAELKKLSKPVTTPEEIAQVATISANGDQEIGNIISDAMKKVGRKGVITVKDGKTLNDELEIIEGMKFDRGYISPYFINTTKGQKCEFQDAYVLISEKKISSVQSIVPALEIANSHRKPLVIIAEDVDGEALSTLVLNRLKVGLQVVAVKAPGFGDNRKNQLKDMAIATGGAVFGEEGLSLNVEDIQPHDFGKVGEVIVTKDDTMLLKGKGEKAQIEKRIQEIIEQLEVTTSDYEKEKLNERLAKLSDGVAVLKVGGTSDVEVNEKKDRVTDALNATRAAVEEGIVPGGGCALLRCIPALDALAPANEDQKIGIEIIKRTLKIPAMTIAKNAGVEGSLIVEKILQSPSEVGYDAMLGDFVNMVEKGIIDPTKVVRTALMDAAGVASLLSTAEAVVTEIPKEEKEAAMGGMGGMGGGMGGGMF is encoded by the exons ATGGGCCGCTGCCtggccgggggggcggggcggaggcGGTCAGTGCCTAAAGCGCCTTCCCGCTGCTGCGTGCAGATCTGCCCGCTCACTGCTCGGTACGGACTGCGGAGGCGCCTGCTGCTTCCCCCCGCACTGCCTGCAG ACATGCTCCGTTTGTCTACAGTACTCCGTCAGATAAGGCCAGTGTCCAGAGCACTCGCCCCACATCTAACACGAGCGTATGCAAAAGATGTGAAGTTTGGAGCAGATGCTAGAGCTCTTATGCTTCAAGGAGTAGATCTTTTAGCAGATGCTGTAGCTGTCACCATGGGGCCAAAG GGAAGAACAGTTATTATTGAACAAAGCTGGGGAAGTCCCAAAGTGACAAAAGACGGTGTGACAGTAGCAAAGGCAATTGACCTAAgagacaaatacaaaaatattggAGCCAGGTTAGTTCAAGATGTTGCCAACAACACAAATGAAGAAGCAGGAGATGGTACCACTACTGCAACAGTACTTGCACGTGCTATTGCCAAGGAAGGCTTTGAGAAGATCAGCAAAGGAGCTAATCCAGTAGAAATCAGGAGGG GGGTGATGCTTGCAGTTGATGCTATCATAGCTGAGCTGAAGAAGCTGTCCAAACCTGTTACAACTCCAGAAGAAATTGCACag GTTGCCACAATATCAGCAAATGGAGATCAAGAAATTGGCAACATAATCTCTGATGCAATGAAAAAAGTTGGACGAAAGGGTGTAATCACTGTCAAG GATGGAAAAACTCTAAACGATGAATTGGAAATCATTGAGGGTATGAAATTTGACAGAGGCTACATCTCTCCGTATTTTATTAATACAACCAAAG GGCAGAAATGTGAATTCCAGGACGCTTATGTCTtaatcagtgaaaagaaaatttctagTGTACAGTCCATAGTTCCAGCACTTGAAATTGCCAATTCTCACCGCAAACCTTTGGTCATTATTGCTGAAGATGTTGATGGAGAAGCGCTCAGCACTCTAGTCTTGAACAG actgaaaGTTGGCCTTCAGGTTGTTGCTGTAAAAGCACCAGGTTTTGGTGACAACAGGAAAAACCAGCTTAAGGATATGGCAATTGCTACTGGTGGTGCT GTGTTTGGAGAAGAAGGTTTGAGCCTAAATGTGGAAGATATTCAGCCCCATGACTTCGGTAAAGTTGGAGAGGTCATTGTGACAAAAGATGACACCATGCTTCTAAAGGGGAAGGGTGAAAAGGCTCAGATTGAAAAACGCATTCAAGAAATCATTGAACAGCTAGAAGTTACCACAAGTGACtatgaaaaagagaaactgaatgAGCGACTGGCCAAACTCTCTGATGGAGTAGCAGTATTGaag GTCGGTGGCACAAGTGATGTTGAAGTGAATGAGAAGAAGGACAGAGTTACTGACGCCCTGAACGCCACCCGTGCTGCTGTAGAGGAAGGCATCGTTCCAGGCGGTGGCTGTGCATTGCTTCGCTGCATTCCAGCTTTAGATGCCTTAGCTCCAGCCAATGAAGACCAGAAAATTG GCATTGAAATAATAAAGAGAACTCTGAAAATCCCAGCAATGACTATTGCAAAGAATGCAGGTGTTGAAGGATCGTTAATAGTTGAAAAAATCCTGCAGAGTCCATCAGAAGTTGGCTATGATGCAATGCTTGGGGACTTTGTAAATATGGTAGAAAAAGGAATCATAGACCCGACGAAG GTTGTGAGAACTGCTCTGATGGACGCTGCAGGTGTTGCCTCTCTCTTATCAACAGCAGAAGCAGTGGTGACCGAAATTcctaaagaagagaaggaggCAGCAATGGGAGGGATGGGTGGGATGGGCGGAGGAATGGGAGGTGGCATGTTCTAA